The following proteins are encoded in a genomic region of Channa argus isolate prfri chromosome 3, Channa argus male v1.0, whole genome shotgun sequence:
- the LOC137123629 gene encoding cytoplasmic phosphatidylinositol transfer protein 1-like: MLQKEYRICMPLTVEEYRIGQLYMISKHSHEQSDRGEGVEVVQNEPYEDPTHGQGQFTEKRVYLNSKLPSWARAVVPKIFYVTEKAWNYYPYTITEYTCSFLPKFSIHIETKYEDNKGCNDNIFDTELKDQEREVCFIDVAYDEIPERYYKESEDLRYFKSEKTSRGILQEGWRDTQDPIMCSYKLVTVKFEVWGLQTRVEQFIHKVVRDVLLLGHRQAFAWVDEWIDMTMDEVREFERTIQEATNQKIGMFPPSISISETPLSSCALTGPASAPSTPMCTDAPESLSVPKDRPRKKSAPETLTLPDPVSSSIPQGSTLSPQPISNHLQSGTPLSSSSDLSEMDEH, from the exons tacCGAATTGGGCAGTTGTACATGATCAGTAAACACAGCCATGAGCAGAGCGATCGAGGAGAAGGGGTAGAAGTTGTCCAGAATGAACCCTATGAAGACCCAACACACGGCCAAGGACAGTTCACAGAGAAACGTGTCTACCTCAACAG TAAATTACCCAGCTGGGCTCGAGCAGTGGTTCCAAAAATCTTCTATGTGACAGAGAAAGCGTGGAACTACTACCCTTACACCATAACAG AATATACA TGCTCATTTCTACCCAAGTTCTCCATCCACATAGAGACAAAATACGAGGACAACAAAGGATGCAATGACAAT atCTTTGACACCGAGCTGAAGGACCAGGAGAGGGAAGTGTGCTTTATCGACGTCGCCTACGATGAGATTCCGGAGCGCTACTACAAAGAGTCTGAG GACTTGCGATATTTTAAGTCAGAGAAGACATCACGGGGGATCCTTCAGGAGGGCTGGAGGGACACCCAGGACCCCATCATGTGCTCGTACAAACTGGTCACGGTCAAGTTCGAGGTGTGGGGTCTGCAGACACGAGTGGAGCAGTTTATACACAAG GTGGTTCGGGACGTGTTGCTGCTGGGACACAGACAAGCATTTGCCTGGGTGGATGAATGGATTG ACATGACAATGGATGAGGTGAGAGAGTTTGAACGCACCATCCAGGAGGCCACCAACCAGAAGATTGGGATGTTCCCCCCCTCGATCTCCATCAGCGAGACTCCTCTCTCATCCTGTGCCCTCACTGGCCCTGCCAGCGCCCCCTCGACCCCCATGTGCACTGATGCACCCGAGTCCCTCTCTGTTCCAAAGGACCGACCCCGCAAAAAGTCAGCGCCAGAAACCCTGACTCTCCCTGACCCCGTTTCAAGCAGCATCCCACAGGGCTCTACCTTAAGTCCACAACCCATTTCAAACCACCTCCAATCAGGCACACCACTGTCCTCTAGCTCTGATCTTTCTGAGATGGATGAGCACTAG